From the genome of Scytonema hofmannii PCC 7110, one region includes:
- a CDS encoding DUF928 domain-containing protein, whose translation MKLAGVIPVILLCLGSYPPQLQAQVAQPTQTPTGNTQKRLEKLKFPRSGAPTGRRQGGARRNGCPNLNQSVTALVPGERTVNNESISFVALTVSEYPTFWVYVPELPANLRSGEFIFQDEKGKNIYKTALKLPDRSGIIGITLPQNPQYALKQDNKYQWYFKVYCGDPENTSDYYYVKAWVQKVALSPNLENQLKQSKPEYTAYAVNQIWQDALTNLAQLRRTNSGSLVLAQDWNNLLKAVGLEEFATAAIVQRYTLER comes from the coding sequence ATGAAACTTGCTGGCGTTATCCCTGTGATACTCCTTTGTCTTGGGAGTTACCCCCCACAACTACAAGCACAAGTTGCCCAGCCGACTCAGACTCCTACTGGGAATACACAAAAACGCCTTGAGAAATTGAAATTTCCACGTAGCGGCGCACCCACTGGGCGTCGTCAAGGAGGGGCAAGGCGTAATGGCTGCCCAAACCTGAATCAGTCTGTGACTGCCTTGGTTCCAGGTGAGAGAACTGTGAATAATGAATCAATATCTTTCGTCGCATTGACAGTCTCTGAGTATCCAACCTTTTGGGTTTATGTACCTGAGTTACCTGCAAATTTACGTTCTGGAGAGTTTATATTTCAGGATGAAAAGGGTAAAAATATCTACAAGACAGCTTTGAAGCTGCCCGATCGCTCTGGTATCATTGGTATCACCTTACCGCAAAATCCGCAGTATGCTCTCAAGCAAGATAATAAGTATCAATGGTACTTCAAAGTATATTGTGGCGATCCGGAAAATACATCTGATTATTATTATGTAAAAGCATGGGTACAGAAAGTCGCTCTCAGCCCAAACCTTGAAAATCAGTTAAAGCAATCAAAACCAGAATACACTGCCTATGCTGTTAATCAAATTTGGCAGGATGCCCTAACCAATTTAGCCCAGTTGCGTCGCACCAATTCAGGTTCGTTAGTACTGGCACAAGATTGGAATAATTTGTTAAAAGCTGTTGGTTTGGAAGAATTTGCAACGGCAGCGATCGTGCAACGTTATACTTTGGAAAGATAA
- a CDS encoding M10 family metallopeptidase C-terminal domain-containing protein, with protein MTIIHGTSGNDKNDKKLIGTELADKIYGYEGNDELIGGSGNDYLVGGLGDDILTGGAGKDTFVLYYSGGGIDTLTDYTVGKDLISITSAPNRPSIDLLTLGTTKNFAPPDSYLNYNATTGALSYLTQPNHWQQIAQLPTGLDWNKVIDDINASSTPKVK; from the coding sequence ATGACAATAATTCACGGCACCTCTGGAAACGACAAAAACGATAAGAAATTAATAGGGACTGAATTAGCTGACAAAATATATGGCTATGAAGGCAATGACGAGTTAATAGGAGGCTCAGGTAACGATTACTTAGTTGGAGGACTTGGTGATGACATTCTCACTGGTGGTGCGGGTAAAGATACCTTTGTCCTTTATTACTCAGGTGGCGGTATTGATACCCTGACAGACTACACAGTTGGCAAGGATTTGATTAGTATTACTTCTGCTCCTAATAGACCGTCAATCGATCTACTAACGCTTGGAACAACAAAAAACTTTGCACCACCTGATAGTTATTTGAACTACAACGCAACCACTGGTGCTCTATCTTATCTTACGCAACCTAATCATTGGCAACAGATCGCCCAGCTACCTACTGGACTTGATTGGAATAAGGTTATAGATGATATCAACGCTAGTTCAACGCCAAAGGTGAAGTAG
- a CDS encoding filamentous hemagglutinin N-terminal domain-containing protein: MSGISTRWGWLLGIAIAGGYAFWTNCACAQVTPDRTLPNNTNVTQAGSTSIITGGTRASGNLFHSFGEFSVPRSGTAFFNNAVDIQNIISRVTGGSVSNIDGLISANGAANLFLINPNGIIFGRNARLDLGGSFLATTANAIGFGDQGFFSASAPNTPELLTVNPSAFFFNQIAAAPIQNNSVALAGRDLSGFQAFGLRVPDGRSLLLLGGNINMNGGQLNAYGGRVELGGLATPGTVGLGVDGNNLSLSFPDNATRADVFLTNGANVRVDAAGGGSIAVNARNLDILGGSTLIAGIGQRLGSVDSRAGDITLNATGEIKVVGVGNGVLNIVQSQAVGNGGNLTIDTQQLLVRDGAQVSAGTFSVGKAGNLTVNASDSVLLIGRSANGLLPSGLFTQATPNAAGAAGDLLINTPTLLIQDGAQVVTSTFGAGKAGNLTVNASDSVQLVGTSADGQFRTSLSANSAAGDAGDLMINTPTLLVQNGAQVSASTFGAGKGGNLTVNASDSIQVIGTSTDGRINSGLFTQADSDATGNAGNLMINTPKLLIQDGAQVSASTFGAGKGGNLSVNASDSIQVIGESTDGRFASSLSAQANPNAIGDAGNLMINTRQLLVRDGAQVSAGTFGAGKGGSLTVNATDSVQVIGRSADNQFPSSLSAPANPTSTGNAGDLTIKTNTLLVKDGSLVSASTFGAGKGGNLTVDAKDVQLIGTSADGRFSSALSASTESTGNAGNLTIKTNTLLVKDTAQVISGTSGSGNGGNLSVDAQDVQLIGTNADGEVVTGLSTSAQSNSTGDAGDLTIKTNTLLVQDGAGVGVRSFGTGTAGKMTVNARSIRLNNNALLTANTRSAKVNPNREQATININSRDLIMRRGSNIRTNATGENVIGGNINIVTDFLIAVENSDISANSANFRGGNVKINAQGIFGTQFRDMASDRTNDITATGASPEFSGTVELNTPDIDPNSGLVELPTIPVNTEVAQGCYSPNYAQSSFIITGRGGLPPNPKDVLTSDAVELDWVTLNPNIDNFKSPSVSTNPTNPTPEPIVEATGWVFNAKGEVVFTANAPTSPRSSWQKPVECRT, encoded by the coding sequence ATGTCCGGGATAAGTACTCGTTGGGGTTGGTTATTAGGGATTGCGATCGCTGGTGGGTACGCTTTCTGGACAAATTGTGCTTGTGCTCAAGTTACTCCCGATAGAACTCTACCCAATAACACCAATGTCACACAAGCGGGAAGCACCAGCATTATCACTGGAGGAACACGAGCTAGTGGCAACTTGTTCCACAGTTTTGGGGAGTTTTCCGTTCCTAGGAGTGGCACTGCTTTCTTTAATAATGCTGTGGATATTCAAAACATTATCAGTCGGGTAACGGGTGGGTCAGTATCTAATATTGATGGGTTAATTAGTGCTAATGGTGCGGCTAATTTATTTCTGATTAATCCCAATGGGATTATTTTTGGACGTAATGCAAGATTGGACTTAGGAGGGTCGTTTTTGGCGACTACAGCCAATGCGATCGGGTTTGGCGATCAAGGTTTTTTCAGTGCTTCCGCTCCAAATACTCCTGAACTGCTCACAGTAAATCCTTCTGCGTTTTTCTTTAATCAAATTGCTGCTGCGCCGATTCAAAATAACTCAGTTGCGTTAGCAGGAAGAGATTTATCAGGATTTCAGGCATTTGGTCTACGTGTTCCAGATGGGCGGAGTTTACTGCTATTAGGTGGCAACATTAACATGAATGGTGGTCAACTAAATGCTTACGGTGGTCGAGTCGAGTTGGGAGGATTGGCAACTCCTGGGACTGTCGGGCTTGGGGTAGATGGTAATAATTTGAGCTTGAGCTTTCCTGATAATGCAACGAGAGCAGATGTGTTTCTTACCAATGGCGCTAATGTACGTGTAGATGCTGCTGGTGGCGGTAGTATTGCAGTCAACGCCCGCAATTTAGATATTTTAGGAGGAAGTACCCTGATTGCTGGCATCGGGCAACGTTTGGGATCAGTTGATAGTCGGGCGGGAGATATTACCCTCAATGCAACAGGGGAAATAAAAGTTGTAGGTGTAGGGAACGGAGTCCTCAATATTGTGCAATCACAAGCAGTAGGCAATGGGGGAAATTTGACAATTGACACCCAACAGCTGCTCGTGCGAGATGGGGCGCAGGTAAGTGCTGGCACTTTTAGTGTGGGCAAGGCGGGGAATTTGACTGTTAATGCCTCTGACTCTGTACTATTAATTGGTCGCTCCGCCAATGGTCTACTTCCCAGCGGTTTGTTTACTCAAGCTACCCCAAATGCGGCAGGGGCGGCGGGAGATTTGTTAATTAACACTCCTACGTTGCTCATTCAGGATGGAGCACAAGTAGTTACTAGCACGTTTGGTGCGGGTAAGGCGGGGAATTTGACTGTCAATGCCTCTGACTCTGTGCAATTGGTTGGTACCTCCGCCGATGGTCAGTTTCGCACTAGCTTGTCTGCTAATTCAGCAGCAGGAGATGCGGGAGACCTAATGATTAACACTCCTACGTTGCTCGTTCAGAATGGGGCGCAGGTCAGTGCTAGCACCTTTGGTGCGGGCAAGGGAGGAAATTTGACTGTCAATGCCTCTGACTCTATACAAGTGATTGGTACCTCCACCGATGGTCGGATTAACAGCGGCTTGTTTACTCAAGCTGACTCAGATGCAACCGGAAATGCGGGAAACCTAATGATTAACACTCCTAAGTTGCTCATTCAGGATGGGGCGCAGGTCAGTGCTAGCACGTTTGGTGCGGGCAAGGGAGGAAATTTGTCTGTCAATGCCTCTGACTCTATACAAGTGATTGGAGAATCTACCGATGGTCGGTTTGCCAGCAGCTTATCTGCTCAAGCTAACCCAAACGCAATCGGAGATGCAGGAAACCTAATGATTAACACTCGTCAGCTGCTGGTGCGGGATGGGGCACAGGTTAGTGCTGGCACTTTTGGTGCAGGCAAAGGGGGGAGCTTAACTGTCAATGCCACTGACTCTGTGCAAGTGATTGGTCGCTCCGCCGATAATCAGTTTCCTAGCAGCTTATCTGCTCCAGCTAACCCAACCTCAACAGGGAATGCGGGAGATTTGACGATTAAAACTAATACTTTGCTAGTGAAAGATGGGTCACTGGTCAGTGCTAGTACATTTGGTGCGGGCAAGGGGGGAAATTTAACTGTTGATGCTAAAGATGTGCAATTGATTGGTACAAGTGCCGATGGTCGGTTTTCCAGTGCCTTGAGTGCTTCTACAGAGTCAACAGGGAATGCAGGTAATTTGACAATTAAAACTAATACCTTGCTGGTCAAAGATACGGCACAAGTGATTTCTGGTACAAGTGGTTCGGGCAATGGCGGAAATTTAAGCGTTGATGCTCAAGATGTGCAACTGATTGGGACAAACGCTGATGGTGAAGTTGTCACTGGCTTGTCTACTTCCGCACAGTCAAACTCAACAGGGGATGCAGGAGATTTAACGATTAAAACCAATACCTTGCTAGTGCAAGATGGAGCGGGAGTAGGCGTGCGAAGTTTCGGAACAGGAACCGCAGGCAAAATGACAGTAAATGCTCGCTCTATCCGTTTAAACAACAATGCCTTACTCACCGCTAATACACGAAGTGCTAAAGTTAACCCAAATAGGGAACAGGCGACAATCAACATTAACTCACGAGATTTGATAATGCGCCGTGGCAGCAACATCAGAACCAACGCAACAGGAGAAAATGTCATCGGCGGCAACATCAATATTGTCACTGATTTCCTCATTGCTGTTGAAAATAGTGACATCAGTGCCAATTCTGCTAACTTCCGTGGAGGGAATGTGAAAATTAATGCTCAAGGTATTTTTGGTACACAGTTCCGAGATATGGCATCTGATAGAACAAATGACATTACCGCCACTGGAGCAAGTCCTGAGTTCAGTGGCACTGTGGAACTGAATACACCCGATATTGATCCCAACAGTGGCTTGGTTGAGTTGCCAACAATACCAGTTAATACCGAAGTTGCTCAAGGTTGCTACAGTCCGAATTATGCCCAAAGCAGTTTCATCATCACTGGACGTGGTGGTTTACCACCCAACCCTAAAGACGTTCTGACGTCTGATGCTGTAGAGCTAGATTGGGTGACTCTCAACCCAAACATTGACAACTTTAAGAGTCCATCTGTTTCCACAAATCCAACAAATCCCACACCAGAACCTATCGTTGAAGCGACTGGGTGGGTGTTCAACGCCAAAGGTGAAGTAGTCTTTACAGCCAATGCACCCACCTCGCCTCGTAGTTCTTGGCAAAAACCAGTTGAGTGCCGTACCTAA
- a CDS encoding element excision factor XisH family protein → MPYLNFSSTSFLVQDGAAKIQYIHYRMVLKHQRLDRIPYLAVPNTIYQQHFSNPFFQDSLKENQIKKANCECHNT, encoded by the coding sequence GTGCCGTACCTAAATTTTAGCTCAACATCATTCCTCGTTCAAGATGGAGCCGCTAAAATCCAATACATTCATTACCGAATGGTTCTCAAGCACCAACGCCTCGATCGCATTCCTTATCTTGCAGTGCCCAACACCATTTATCAGCAACACTTCAGCAACCCATTTTTTCAAGATAGTCTAAAAGAAAATCAGATAAAGAAAGCTAATTGTGAATGCCATAACACATGA
- a CDS encoding XisI protein: protein MDTKSRKLTNPTAVDSQNLVEPSSQETYRQIITDIFSIHANTPDVNPHVQTITVFDFLHDHYQLLRMGWTDSHKRIFNPILHLDIIEGKVWIQENRTDIDIGEELSSRGIPKSDIVLGLHPPEGATL, encoded by the coding sequence ATGGATACCAAATCCAGAAAGCTAACCAATCCCACTGCGGTAGATTCTCAAAATCTAGTTGAGCCAAGTTCACAAGAAACATACCGTCAGATCATTACAGATATATTTTCCATTCATGCCAACACACCAGATGTTAACCCACACGTTCAAACCATAACTGTATTTGATTTCCTACATGACCACTATCAACTATTGCGAATGGGGTGGACAGACTCTCACAAGCGCATTTTCAACCCAATTCTTCATCTCGATATTATTGAAGGTAAAGTCTGGATTCAAGAAAATCGAACAGATATCGATATCGGTGAAGAACTTTCCTCAAGAGGCATTCCGAAATCCGACATTGTTTTAGGACTGCACCCGCCTGAGGGTGCGACCCTATAA
- a CDS encoding CHAT domain-containing protein: MARKIFVCFYTIQSFLISRRSHKGWLSRCLLVLLTAFLCTVVSPVLATVVAVNSTTQTASSSTAQNEKSVQQGKALYETGRFAEAVKVLEQAAATFKARGDKFNEAMTLSNLSLVYQQLGQWTPAEKAITQSLNLLKNGDNSKQRSAIFAQALDVQGRLQLAQGQTQAALSTWQETAKIYKQIGNEATLTRNRINTAQAMQALGLYRQASKILDEVEKSLESHPDSPLKATGLRSLGNILRVVGDLDTSRKVLEQSLAVAQRIQSSTATGDTLLSLGNTALAQGKTQFSLNNKALAEKETRDALKYYQQAAVVAPPATRIQAQLNQLSLLVEKEQIPAALALVSQIQPEISKLSPSRNSVYTWINFAENLTQLKEKSSANNPSWLDIAQILSTAIEQARSLKDQRAESYALGTLGGLYEQTKQLSEAQNLTKQALLIAETLESQDIAYQWQWQLGRLLKAQGDIPGAIAAYDEAFKTLESLRSDLVANPEIQFSFRESVEPVYRELVDLRLQSQGNPESIQYNLTQARNVIESLQLAELNNFFRSPCVETRVEIDTMVQQDKKAAIIYPIILPDRIEVILTMSEQKELRKYTTVIPQEKVERTVQDLRKSLLDVAGTFQVQEKSQEIYDWLIRPAQAELTKSGIKTLVFVLDSSLQNIPMGVLYDKQQQTYLVEKYAIAFTPGLRLFDPKPLQQVRLNALTAGVGEERFGFPALQNVPRELKEIKSEVPRSEELLNQKFTETNLQKQLQSDPFSVVHLATHGEFSSDPEKTFILTWDKLLKVKEFDSLLRVSDLSRSSNIELLVLSACKTALGDRRAALGLAGMAVRAGARSTLASLWSVDDQSTADVMSEFYRQLQKGVTKAEALQHAQLTVFAKDNSPYHWAPYVLLGNWL, from the coding sequence ATGGCTAGAAAAATATTTGTGTGTTTCTATACAATACAATCCTTCTTGATATCTAGGCGATCGCATAAGGGTTGGCTAAGTCGGTGTTTACTGGTGCTGCTTACCGCGTTTCTCTGCACAGTCGTTTCACCAGTTTTAGCCACCGTTGTAGCGGTTAATTCTACTACCCAAACGGCATCAAGTAGCACGGCTCAAAACGAAAAATCTGTGCAACAAGGCAAAGCATTGTATGAGACTGGACGGTTTGCTGAAGCGGTCAAGGTTTTGGAACAAGCTGCTGCTACCTTTAAAGCCCGTGGGGATAAATTCAATGAAGCTATGACTTTAAGCAATCTTTCCCTAGTGTATCAACAACTAGGACAGTGGACTCCAGCAGAAAAAGCAATTACCCAAAGTTTGAATCTCCTAAAAAATGGCGACAATTCAAAACAGCGTTCTGCCATCTTTGCCCAAGCTCTAGATGTGCAAGGGCGGTTACAATTAGCACAGGGACAAACTCAAGCAGCGCTCTCGACTTGGCAGGAAACTGCAAAGATTTACAAGCAAATAGGCAATGAGGCGACGTTAACCCGCAACCGCATTAACACGGCTCAAGCGATGCAAGCTTTGGGTCTTTACCGTCAGGCTAGTAAGATTTTAGATGAGGTTGAGAAATCCCTCGAAAGCCATCCAGACTCTCCACTCAAAGCCACAGGACTGCGGAGTCTTGGTAATATCCTCAGAGTCGTTGGTGATTTAGATACATCTAGAAAGGTCTTAGAGCAAAGTTTAGCAGTTGCACAGCGAATACAATCATCAACAGCAACTGGCGATACTTTGCTTAGTTTAGGTAACACGGCTCTCGCCCAGGGGAAAACTCAATTCAGCCTAAACAATAAAGCCTTGGCTGAAAAAGAAACTCGAGATGCATTAAAATATTACCAACAAGCTGCTGTTGTTGCACCACCCGCCACGCGCATTCAGGCACAACTGAATCAACTCAGCTTACTTGTGGAAAAAGAGCAAATTCCTGCTGCGTTGGCTTTGGTATCTCAAATTCAACCAGAAATAAGCAAGTTGTCTCCTAGCAGAAATTCAGTATATACCTGGATTAATTTTGCTGAAAATTTAACACAATTAAAAGAGAAAAGTAGCGCCAACAACCCCTCATGGCTGGATATTGCTCAGATATTATCCACCGCTATCGAGCAGGCGCGAAGCTTAAAAGACCAGCGAGCAGAATCTTATGCACTCGGGACTCTAGGCGGATTGTACGAACAAACCAAGCAGTTATCTGAAGCACAAAACCTGACCAAGCAAGCACTGCTTATAGCCGAAACTCTTGAGTCACAGGACATTGCTTATCAGTGGCAATGGCAGTTGGGACGTTTACTGAAAGCTCAAGGAGATATTCCAGGAGCGATCGCGGCATACGATGAAGCATTCAAAACCCTTGAATCCCTGCGTAGCGATCTAGTCGCCAATCCAGAAATTCAGTTTTCCTTCCGGGAAAGTGTGGAACCTGTGTACCGGGAGTTAGTTGATTTGCGTTTGCAAAGTCAGGGAAATCCTGAATCTATACAATACAATCTCACGCAAGCTCGTAATGTGATTGAATCGCTTCAACTAGCGGAACTAAACAATTTCTTTCGCTCACCCTGCGTGGAAACCAGAGTCGAAATTGATACTATGGTTCAGCAAGACAAAAAAGCGGCAATTATATATCCAATTATTTTACCAGACCGCATAGAAGTTATTCTCACGATGTCTGAACAAAAGGAACTTCGTAAATACACAACGGTCATACCCCAGGAGAAAGTGGAACGCACCGTACAAGATTTGCGGAAAAGCTTACTGGATGTGGCGGGAACTTTTCAGGTTCAGGAGAAGTCGCAGGAGATATATGATTGGTTAATTCGACCAGCACAAGCAGAATTAACCAAGAGTGGTATCAAAACCTTAGTGTTTGTACTCGATAGTTCGTTGCAGAATATCCCAATGGGGGTTCTCTACGATAAACAGCAGCAGACATATCTGGTCGAGAAATATGCGATCGCTTTCACCCCTGGTTTGCGACTTTTTGACCCCAAACCGTTGCAGCAAGTACGGCTAAATGCTTTAACTGCGGGAGTGGGCGAAGAACGCTTTGGCTTTCCTGCATTGCAAAATGTGCCAAGGGAATTAAAAGAAATCAAGTCTGAGGTACCCAGGAGTGAAGAGTTGCTAAATCAGAAGTTTACCGAAACGAACCTGCAAAAGCAACTACAATCAGATCCGTTTTCAGTAGTCCATTTAGCAACTCATGGTGAGTTCAGTTCCGATCCGGAAAAAACCTTTATTCTCACTTGGGATAAACTGCTCAAAGTCAAGGAATTTGATAGTTTACTGCGAGTGAGCGACTTGAGCAGGTCAAGCAACATCGAATTACTTGTCCTGAGTGCTTGCAAAACCGCCCTGGGAGACAGGCGAGCAGCATTAGGATTAGCTGGAATGGCTGTGCGGGCGGGCGCACGCAGTACTTTGGCAAGTTTATGGTCAGTGGACGACCAGTCTACCGCAGATGTAATGAGCGAGTTTTACCGACAGTTACAGAAAGGGGTGACTAAAGCTGAAGCACTCCAGCATGCTCAACTTACGGTTTTTGCCAAGGATAATAGTCCGTATCATTGGGCACCTTATGTGTTGTTGGGGAATTGGTTATGA